From the genome of Macrobrachium nipponense isolate FS-2020 chromosome 29, ASM1510439v2, whole genome shotgun sequence, one region includes:
- the LOC135205994 gene encoding uncharacterized protein LOC135205994, whose translation MVQSVIYWSVTFRESVIYWSVTGRESVHPRQQQYPIIISIIPSPSPASIISPPYLLHHPTSITHLINRSPPPIPSPSSLLYHHLHHPFSIIPSPSSYVHHPISIIPSPSSHLHHPISIIPSPSTDLHHSFSITLSPSTDLRHPFSIILSPHHPFSIIVPPSSHLHPSSS comes from the coding sequence ATGGTTCAGTCTGTGATTTATTGGTCTGTAACGTTCAGGGAGTCTGTGATTTATTGGTCTGTAACCGGCAGGGAGTCTGTGCATCCTCGTCAACAGCAATATCCTATCATCATCTCCATCATTCCTTCTCCATCACCTGCCTCCATCATCTCACCTCCATATCTTCTGCATCATCCTACCTCTATCACCCATCTCATCAACCGATCTCCACCACCCATCCCATCTCCATCATCCCTTCTCTATCACCATCTCCATCATCCCTTCTCCATCATACCTTCTCCATCATCCTATGTTCATCATCCCATCTCCATCATACCTTCTCCATCATCCCATCTCCATCATCCTATCTCCATCATCCCTTCTCCATCAACCGATCTCCATCACTCCTTCTCCATCACCCTATCTCCATCAACCGATCTCCGCCATCCCTTCTCCATCATCCTATCTCCACATCATCCCTTCTCCATCATTGTTCCTCCATCATCCCATCTCCATCCCAGCTCATCCTAA